One genomic window of Biomphalaria glabrata chromosome 9, xgBioGlab47.1, whole genome shotgun sequence includes the following:
- the LOC106070314 gene encoding uncharacterized protein LOC106070314 isoform X1 produces the protein MKSGDESQLYNKCIEGDVLTFTLSGRETYGIYVGNGMIVHSVKNASIDTNRHRSSLLRYLLGPKCYSVTLDKMEDWSHNTQATKIELGVPMSSVLLEKRKVEDIVSEALKNVNTETSLNSLDFVKHCISAWRIKHIAAVVTVVVYACLLSEARCADVLSLLYEQNYNTILLVNIVFLAFCVLLAYRYQVPKQIERAAEINTTSKPGTNSDKLMLWNYLVNYLARFFETLNRLVGKVRNDLNLSKSLQSILSGYDVEILPYSGEGEQKCAEEKCVTAEKDVAGQKVITEKKGVTEEMDFLKLRKDCKKYPFHNQFIPITCFTETNLPEGYRDNEVCELIKATADLTVQVLVDSGCHSVFLSGQITVFKYTDGLGNNYDLVTGEKRETHFKTCPCETCRHSDKPSNVWWEIYVHTVAYIVFDEDRASHATCKLFYDKEDSQVVILDKFVIDSVDLERDVSVLRSVTCDAALGDRLHKMMKHYSALWKKVLDKYRNISKLVYIVSHPHGCTKQVSLGQLIDNLKMWYSNENIDFTMLTYTAATCPGSAGAAVHCIGLKHQHIHRGTRTRDHGDCNMSAIGLCFY, from the exons GAAATGGTATGATTGTTCACTCAGTGAAAAATGCCAGCATTGATACAAACAGACATAGATCCAGTCTTTTACGTTATCTATTAGGTCCTAAGTGTTACTCGGTTACATTAGATAAAATGGAAGATTGGTCTCATAATACACAAGCTACAAAAATAGAACTTGGAGTGCCTATGTCCAG tgttttACTCGAAAAGCGAAAAGTAGAAGATATAGTTTCAGAGGCCTTGAAAAACGTCAATACAGAGACTTCTTTGAACAGTTTAGATTTTGTGAAACATTGCATTTCTGCTTGGAGAATAAAACACATTGCT GCTGTAGTAACAGTAGTTGTCTACGCATGCTTATTATCTGAAGCAAGATGTGCAGATGTACTGAGCTTATTGTATGAACAAAATTATAACACAATTCTGCTGGTCAACATTGTGTTTCTTGCTTTCTGTGTCCTCTTGGCTTATCGCTATCAAGTGCCCAAGCAG attgagaGGGCAGCTGAAATAAATACCACATCTAAGCCAGGAACTAACAGTGACAAACTAATGCTTTGGAACTATTTG gttaaCTATTTGGCCAGGTTTTTTGAAACCCTCAACCGTTTAGTAGGCAAAGTGAGAAATGATCTTAATCTGAGCAAATCCTTACAGTCTATCTTGTCTGGCTATGATGTTGAAATA TTGCCCTACTCAGGAGAAG GAGAACAAAAATGTGCAGAAGAAAAATGTGTTACAGCAGAAAAAGATGTTGCAGGACAAAAAgttattacagaaaaaaaaggtgtcACGGAAGAAatggattttttaaagttacggAAGGATTGTAAAAAATATCCTTTTCATAACCAATTCATTCCAATTACTTGTTTTACGGAAACCAATCTACCAGAAGGTTATCGTGACAATGAAGTTTGTGAACTTATTAAAGCTACAGCTGACCTAACAGTTCAAGTTTTGGTAGATTCTGGCTGTCATAGTGTATTTTTAAGTGGGCAGATAACTGTGTTCAAGTACACTGATGGACTAGGAAATAATTATGATCTTGTAACTGGAGAAAAACGCGagacacattttaaaacttgtCCTTGCGAAACATGTCGACATTCAGACAAACCCAGCAATGTTTGGTGGGAAATCTATGTCCATACTGTGGCTTATATAGTTTTTGATGAGGACAGGGCAAGTCACGCTACATGTAAACTGTTTTATGATAAAGAAGATAGTCAAGTGGTCATTCTTGATAAGTTTGTCATTGACAGTGTAGACTTGGAAAGAGACGTAAGTGTGTTGCGATCTGTGACATGCGATGCGGCACTAGGAGATAGACTTCACAAGATGATGAAACATTACAGTGCTCTCTGGAAGAAAGTTTTAGACAAATACAGAAATATATCCAAGTTGGTTTACATTGTCTCACATCCTCATGGGTGTACCAAACAGGTCAGTCTCGGCCAGTTGATAGACAATTTAAAGATGTGGTATTCTAATGAAAATATTGACTTTACCATGTTGACCTACACTGCAGCCACTTGCCCAGGCAGTGCTGGTGCAGCTGTCCATTGTATTGGACTCAAACATCAACACATTCACCGTGGAACAAGGACACGCGATCATGGTGATTGTAATATGAGTGCAATTGGCCTTTGTTTTTACTAA
- the LOC106070314 gene encoding uncharacterized protein LOC106070314 isoform X2, with protein MIVHSVKNASIDTNRHRSSLLRYLLGPKCYSVTLDKMEDWSHNTQATKIELGVPMSSVLLEKRKVEDIVSEALKNVNTETSLNSLDFVKHCISAWRIKHIAAVVTVVVYACLLSEARCADVLSLLYEQNYNTILLVNIVFLAFCVLLAYRYQVPKQIERAAEINTTSKPGTNSDKLMLWNYLVNYLARFFETLNRLVGKVRNDLNLSKSLQSILSGYDVEILPYSGEGEQKCAEEKCVTAEKDVAGQKVITEKKGVTEEMDFLKLRKDCKKYPFHNQFIPITCFTETNLPEGYRDNEVCELIKATADLTVQVLVDSGCHSVFLSGQITVFKYTDGLGNNYDLVTGEKRETHFKTCPCETCRHSDKPSNVWWEIYVHTVAYIVFDEDRASHATCKLFYDKEDSQVVILDKFVIDSVDLERDVSVLRSVTCDAALGDRLHKMMKHYSALWKKVLDKYRNISKLVYIVSHPHGCTKQVSLGQLIDNLKMWYSNENIDFTMLTYTAATCPGSAGAAVHCIGLKHQHIHRGTRTRDHGDCNMSAIGLCFY; from the exons ATGATTGTTCACTCAGTGAAAAATGCCAGCATTGATACAAACAGACATAGATCCAGTCTTTTACGTTATCTATTAGGTCCTAAGTGTTACTCGGTTACATTAGATAAAATGGAAGATTGGTCTCATAATACACAAGCTACAAAAATAGAACTTGGAGTGCCTATGTCCAG tgttttACTCGAAAAGCGAAAAGTAGAAGATATAGTTTCAGAGGCCTTGAAAAACGTCAATACAGAGACTTCTTTGAACAGTTTAGATTTTGTGAAACATTGCATTTCTGCTTGGAGAATAAAACACATTGCT GCTGTAGTAACAGTAGTTGTCTACGCATGCTTATTATCTGAAGCAAGATGTGCAGATGTACTGAGCTTATTGTATGAACAAAATTATAACACAATTCTGCTGGTCAACATTGTGTTTCTTGCTTTCTGTGTCCTCTTGGCTTATCGCTATCAAGTGCCCAAGCAG attgagaGGGCAGCTGAAATAAATACCACATCTAAGCCAGGAACTAACAGTGACAAACTAATGCTTTGGAACTATTTG gttaaCTATTTGGCCAGGTTTTTTGAAACCCTCAACCGTTTAGTAGGCAAAGTGAGAAATGATCTTAATCTGAGCAAATCCTTACAGTCTATCTTGTCTGGCTATGATGTTGAAATA TTGCCCTACTCAGGAGAAG GAGAACAAAAATGTGCAGAAGAAAAATGTGTTACAGCAGAAAAAGATGTTGCAGGACAAAAAgttattacagaaaaaaaaggtgtcACGGAAGAAatggattttttaaagttacggAAGGATTGTAAAAAATATCCTTTTCATAACCAATTCATTCCAATTACTTGTTTTACGGAAACCAATCTACCAGAAGGTTATCGTGACAATGAAGTTTGTGAACTTATTAAAGCTACAGCTGACCTAACAGTTCAAGTTTTGGTAGATTCTGGCTGTCATAGTGTATTTTTAAGTGGGCAGATAACTGTGTTCAAGTACACTGATGGACTAGGAAATAATTATGATCTTGTAACTGGAGAAAAACGCGagacacattttaaaacttgtCCTTGCGAAACATGTCGACATTCAGACAAACCCAGCAATGTTTGGTGGGAAATCTATGTCCATACTGTGGCTTATATAGTTTTTGATGAGGACAGGGCAAGTCACGCTACATGTAAACTGTTTTATGATAAAGAAGATAGTCAAGTGGTCATTCTTGATAAGTTTGTCATTGACAGTGTAGACTTGGAAAGAGACGTAAGTGTGTTGCGATCTGTGACATGCGATGCGGCACTAGGAGATAGACTTCACAAGATGATGAAACATTACAGTGCTCTCTGGAAGAAAGTTTTAGACAAATACAGAAATATATCCAAGTTGGTTTACATTGTCTCACATCCTCATGGGTGTACCAAACAGGTCAGTCTCGGCCAGTTGATAGACAATTTAAAGATGTGGTATTCTAATGAAAATATTGACTTTACCATGTTGACCTACACTGCAGCCACTTGCCCAGGCAGTGCTGGTGCAGCTGTCCATTGTATTGGACTCAAACATCAACACATTCACCGTGGAACAAGGACACGCGATCATGGTGATTGTAATATGAGTGCAATTGGCCTTTGTTTTTACTAA